A single Methylomonas sp. AM2-LC DNA region contains:
- a CDS encoding EAL domain-containing protein, producing MWYHDSHKLEIQKVINIIGLLLFILVTLFAGAVLVDIPVIPDYLALHTFLETITVVIASLIFSVGWNAYRRGLPGNLLVIACAFLGVATLDFSHMLSYSGMPDFFTPSGPQKATNFWLFARFLAAITLLWVAVSTWRPANSIRFRYTTLGLVFFFVVIVHWLVLFHENWLPIAYKPGKGLTASKIYSEYFIIFLNLIAAGFLCKRLGQQLNFNAAGLIGVVSSMAMSELFFTRYQDLTDLFNLMGHLYKVVSYIFLYYAVFVETIEYPYNQLRDSQNQLQATLDVLPDMLLEVSRNGQIGFYRTTNNHLLTAIVKHNLSKSVGEFLSRSAEEVFIAALLEAEKKGLSQGKQIEIETAEGNRWFELSVSRKPVKPGVELRFIVLLHDITQRKQVEAELRIAATAFESQEGIIITDAHNVILRVNKSFTQITGYTAKDVIGHKPSLLASGRHDDKFFAAMWTQLNTNGTWEGEIWNRRKNGTIFIELLTITAVTDHKNKVSNYVASFSDITQRKKAEDEIQNLAFFDPLTQLPNRRMLLNRLQHTMVTSKRSGKTSALLFIDLDNFKTLNDTLGHGVGDLLLQLVAQRLLSTVREVDTVARLGGDEFLVILGELSRLHVDAVNYAGGVGDKILQVLNQSFQLGPYEYHITPSIGITLFNDQHPTDELLKQADIAMYQAKKSGRNTMRFFDPQMQDAINNRAALENQIRQAVELRQFQLFYQIQVDLYKRPIGAEALIRWIHPERGFVSPADFIPLAEETGLILSVGHWVLDSACSQLKSWQHNDFSRELVLSINVSAQQFREGDFVAQVESAVKRYSVNPRLLKLELTESLLLDNIDDTINIMNSLKQLGVQFSLDDFGTGYSSLQYLKLLPLNQLKIDQSFVRDISIDSNDEAIVSTIIVMAHSLNLDVIAEGVETEFQRKLLENMGCKQYQGYFFGKPMAIEQFQIELQKMTINTPKKTSPHLQENHTGFI from the coding sequence ATGTGGTATCACGACAGTCATAAATTAGAAATACAAAAAGTGATCAATATCATAGGGTTGCTGTTGTTTATTCTGGTTACTCTATTTGCGGGTGCTGTACTTGTAGATATCCCGGTTATTCCAGACTATCTGGCCTTACATACCTTTTTGGAAACCATCACTGTTGTTATCGCCTCTCTGATATTTTCAGTCGGTTGGAATGCTTATCGGCGTGGATTACCAGGAAATTTACTTGTTATTGCCTGTGCCTTCTTGGGTGTGGCGACGCTTGATTTTTCGCACATGCTTTCTTATTCAGGCATGCCAGACTTTTTTACGCCTAGTGGTCCACAGAAAGCGACCAATTTTTGGCTATTTGCTCGATTTCTGGCTGCTATTACCTTGTTATGGGTAGCAGTCAGTACCTGGCGACCCGCTAATTCCATTCGATTTCGTTATACCACTCTGGGATTGGTGTTTTTTTTTGTTGTCATCGTACATTGGTTGGTTTTGTTTCATGAAAATTGGCTGCCAATCGCCTATAAACCCGGAAAGGGGCTGACAGCCAGCAAAATTTATTCTGAATACTTTATTATTTTTCTTAATCTGATTGCTGCAGGTTTTTTGTGCAAGCGACTCGGTCAACAGCTTAATTTTAATGCGGCAGGCTTAATCGGTGTGGTTTCTTCTATGGCAATGAGTGAATTATTTTTCACTCGTTATCAGGATTTGACTGACTTATTTAATCTGATGGGCCATCTGTATAAAGTGGTTTCTTACATTTTTCTTTATTATGCCGTTTTTGTCGAAACCATAGAATATCCCTATAACCAGTTACGTGATTCGCAGAATCAGTTGCAAGCTACCTTAGATGTGTTGCCTGATATGTTGCTTGAAGTGAGCAGGAATGGACAAATTGGTTTTTATCGCACCACAAATAATCATTTATTGACCGCCATTGTAAAACATAATCTCAGCAAATCGGTGGGCGAATTTCTATCACGTTCTGCTGAAGAGGTGTTTATTGCTGCATTATTAGAAGCTGAAAAAAAAGGGCTTTCGCAAGGTAAACAAATCGAGATTGAAACTGCCGAAGGTAATCGCTGGTTTGAACTGTCTGTTTCTCGAAAACCAGTTAAACCGGGGGTTGAATTGCGTTTTATTGTACTACTACACGATATTACGCAACGAAAACAGGTGGAAGCAGAGCTGCGCATTGCAGCGACCGCGTTTGAGTCTCAAGAAGGCATTATTATTACTGATGCGCATAACGTCATTCTACGGGTAAACAAATCGTTTACTCAAATCACTGGTTACACCGCTAAAGATGTGATTGGACACAAGCCCAGTTTATTAGCGTCTGGTCGTCATGATGACAAGTTTTTCGCCGCCATGTGGACGCAGCTAAATACGAATGGTACTTGGGAAGGTGAAATCTGGAATCGACGCAAAAATGGTACGATTTTTATCGAATTATTAACCATTACAGCGGTGACAGATCATAAAAACAAAGTCAGTAATTATGTGGCTTCATTTTCTGATATTACGCAACGTAAAAAAGCCGAGGATGAGATTCAGAATCTGGCGTTTTTTGATCCTTTGACGCAGTTGCCTAATCGGCGCATGTTACTCAATCGTTTACAACATACCATGGTAACCAGTAAACGAAGCGGTAAAACCAGCGCATTATTATTTATCGACTTGGATAATTTTAAAACTCTGAACGATACCTTGGGGCATGGCGTAGGTGACTTACTTCTACAATTGGTTGCGCAACGCCTGTTATCGACAGTGCGTGAAGTCGATACGGTTGCTCGCTTGGGCGGAGACGAGTTTTTGGTCATATTGGGCGAACTATCCAGACTGCATGTGGATGCGGTCAATTATGCCGGTGGTGTAGGCGATAAAATATTACAGGTTTTAAATCAGTCTTTTCAGCTAGGGCCTTATGAATATCATATTACCCCTAGCATTGGTATAACCTTGTTCAACGATCAACACCCAACTGATGAATTGTTAAAACAAGCCGATATTGCAATGTATCAGGCTAAAAAATCAGGACGCAACACGATGCGTTTCTTTGACCCACAAATGCAAGATGCCATTAATAATCGTGCCGCTTTGGAAAACCAGATTCGTCAGGCAGTTGAATTGCGTCAATTTCAGCTTTTCTATCAGATACAAGTTGATCTATACAAAAGACCCATCGGTGCGGAAGCCTTAATTCGTTGGATTCATCCTGAACGAGGATTTGTATCGCCTGCAGACTTTATTCCACTGGCTGAGGAAACCGGGCTCATTCTATCTGTTGGTCATTGGGTATTAGACAGTGCCTGTTCACAACTTAAATCCTGGCAACACAACGATTTTTCCAGAGAGTTGGTGCTTTCTATCAATGTGTCTGCGCAGCAGTTTCGCGAGGGTGATTTCGTGGCACAGGTGGAATCGGCCGTTAAACGTTATTCAGTTAATCCCCGGCTGCTTAAACTGGAACTGACTGAAAGTCTGTTGCTGGATAATATTGATGATACGATCAATATCATGAATTCGCTAAAGCAACTCGGCGTACAATTTTCTTTGGATGACTTTGGAACCGGCTATTCATCTTTGCAGTATTTGAAATTGTTACCATTGAATCAACTGAAAATAGATCAGTCTTTTGTGCGAGATATTTCCATAGACAGTAATGATGAAGCAATTGTCAGTACTATTATCGTCATGGCTCACAGTCTTAATTTAGATGTGATTGCCGAGGGTGTGGAAACCGAGTTTCAGCGAAAATTGCTGGAAAATATGGGATGTAAACAATACCAGGGCTATTTCTTTGGCAAGCCAATGGCTATAGAGCAATTTCAGATAGAGTTGCAGAAAATGACTATTAATACCCCAAAAAAGACGAGTCCACACTTGCAAGAAAATCACACGGGATTTATTTGA
- the hflK gene encoding FtsH protease activity modulator HflK, whose product MSWNEPGGDKKDPWSGRNDNKNPPDLDEVMRSLQEKLGGLFGGGSGGGDQTPGNDSVFKGLAFLGAAAAVLWGLTGFYTVDEGTRSVVTRLGAYVGTTQPGLNWHIPYPIEQQLNINVEHQSFIEIGYRSGGGQATGSVPKEAMMLTKDENIVDVRLAVQYQVKDAKDFAFNVLDPASTLKQVTESVLRGVIGHSDMDFVLTEGRSEIVQAIKTEIQTVMDSYQAGILITSVNLQDAQPPEQVQGAFEDAIKAREDKQRLINEAETYSNDVVPKARGKASRIVQEAEGYEQNVIARADGDVSHFSQLLSEYKKAPAVTKQRMYIEAMESVLGHSNNILVDVKGGNNIMYLPLDKIGVKTPEEIQQQVINHEPVPAPAAQTSVPVKTVKTDDRAASREHDLRGR is encoded by the coding sequence ATGTCTTGGAATGAGCCTGGTGGCGACAAAAAAGACCCTTGGAGTGGTCGCAACGATAATAAAAATCCTCCGGATTTGGATGAGGTAATGCGCTCGTTACAGGAAAAATTAGGCGGCCTTTTCGGTGGCGGTTCGGGTGGTGGTGATCAGACACCCGGCAATGATTCCGTCTTCAAAGGCTTAGCATTTCTGGGTGCAGCCGCCGCAGTACTGTGGGGGTTAACTGGATTTTACACAGTAGACGAAGGTACGCGTAGCGTTGTCACGCGTTTGGGTGCCTATGTAGGTACGACACAACCCGGCTTAAACTGGCATATTCCCTATCCGATTGAACAACAATTAAATATTAATGTTGAACACCAAAGCTTTATCGAAATCGGTTATCGTTCCGGTGGTGGCCAGGCAACAGGGTCGGTTCCCAAAGAAGCTATGATGCTTACCAAAGATGAAAATATCGTTGATGTGCGTTTGGCGGTGCAATATCAGGTTAAAGATGCTAAAGACTTTGCCTTTAATGTCCTTGATCCCGCATCTACTTTAAAACAGGTAACAGAAAGTGTGTTACGTGGCGTAATTGGTCACAGTGATATGGATTTTGTTCTGACCGAAGGCCGTAGCGAAATTGTACAAGCCATTAAAACTGAAATTCAAACGGTGATGGATAGTTATCAAGCCGGTATTTTAATTACCAGTGTTAACTTACAAGATGCTCAGCCTCCTGAACAAGTGCAAGGTGCTTTTGAAGATGCTATTAAAGCTCGTGAAGACAAACAACGCCTGATTAATGAAGCAGAAACCTATTCGAATGATGTGGTACCCAAAGCACGTGGTAAAGCATCACGTATCGTTCAGGAAGCTGAAGGTTACGAACAAAATGTGATTGCGCGAGCTGATGGCGATGTCAGCCATTTTTCGCAATTATTATCAGAATACAAAAAAGCACCTGCAGTTACCAAGCAACGTATGTATATAGAAGCCATGGAGTCGGTACTTGGACACTCCAACAATATTCTGGTTGATGTAAAAGGCGGCAATAATATCATGTACTTACCTCTGGATAAAATAGGTGTAAAAACACCAGAGGAAATACAGCAACAGGTTATCAACCACGAACCTGTCCCTGCCCCCGCAGCTCAAACTTCAGTTCCGGTAAAAACCGTAAAAACTGATGACAGAGCGGCCAGCCGTGAACACGATTTAAGAGGACGTTAA
- the hflC gene encoding protease modulator HflC, which produces MLNKILVAAGALLLLLSMSVFTVGVTERVIKFQLGEIIGTDFQPGLHFKWPFVNNVIKFDSRILTMDSTPERFLTAEKKNVIVDSFVKWRIGDVKVFYTTVSGDVNQANVRLDQIIKDSFRSEFSKREIKQLVSTDRSIIREALITNVSPHAKKMGIEIVDVQVKRIDLPPEVSNSVYQRMEAERARVAREFRSQGSEEAERIRANADKQQAIILANAYRDSEVLRGEGDAKAAEVYAKNYSEDPDFYAFYRSMIAYRLSLGKSGNIMVLEPNSDFFKFFKNQK; this is translated from the coding sequence ATGCTGAATAAGATTTTAGTCGCCGCTGGCGCATTGCTTTTACTCTTATCCATGTCGGTTTTCACTGTAGGTGTTACTGAACGTGTCATTAAATTTCAATTAGGTGAAATTATAGGCACTGATTTTCAGCCTGGACTGCACTTTAAATGGCCGTTTGTGAATAATGTAATCAAGTTTGATTCGCGCATTCTGACCATGGATTCCACTCCCGAACGTTTTTTAACTGCCGAAAAGAAAAACGTCATCGTCGATTCGTTTGTTAAATGGCGTATTGGCGATGTAAAAGTGTTTTATACGACAGTATCTGGTGATGTTAATCAGGCCAATGTACGTCTGGATCAAATTATCAAAGACTCTTTTCGCAGTGAATTCAGCAAACGAGAAATTAAGCAACTGGTATCTACCGACCGCAGCATTATTCGTGAAGCCCTGATTACCAACGTTTCACCACATGCAAAAAAAATGGGCATAGAGATTGTAGACGTACAGGTTAAGCGTATTGATTTGCCCCCTGAAGTCAGCAACTCTGTTTATCAACGTATGGAAGCGGAACGCGCTCGGGTTGCGCGTGAATTTCGTTCTCAGGGTTCTGAAGAAGCTGAGCGCATTCGTGCCAATGCCGACAAACAACAGGCTATCATTCTAGCAAATGCTTATCGTGACTCTGAAGTATTACGCGGCGAAGGTGATGCCAAAGCCGCAGAAGTTTACGCTAAAAACTATAGTGAAGATCCTGATTTCTATGCTTTTTATCGCAGCATGATTGCCTACAGACTCAGCTTGGGTAAATCTGGAAATATTATGGTATTGGAACCAAATTCGGATTTCTTCAAATTTTTCAAGAATCAGAAATAA
- a CDS encoding ATP phosphoribosyltransferase regulatory subunit produces MQKSDSWLLPEGIDEVLPAQAEPLERLRRQLLDTFACWGYDLVIPPFVDFLDSLLTGSGHDLDLQTFKLTDQISGKMLGVRADMTPQVARIDAHNLKHNWPTRLCYVGTILHTLGDPLEKTRSPMQIGAELYGHAGIESDYEIISLMLETLSISGLENVHLDLGHVGIYRALIAEAGLNSQQESVLFDILQRKAGSELQELIQELAIDKVYKELLIALPKLNGSADVLHKAIDLFKGINNVHINQALQDLQNIGNKLRRDFPALPVSFDLAELRGYHYHTGLVFAAFIPAIGREIARGGRYDNIGQIFGRARAATGFSADLKVLVGIYKQSQTTAQIPVIFAPFVDDHELAETIRDLRAEGSRVIQFLPNQSGSAADLGCTATLEKQDHRWIVKELL; encoded by the coding sequence ATGCAAAAATCAGACTCTTGGCTTTTACCGGAAGGTATTGATGAAGTTTTGCCTGCACAGGCAGAACCCCTTGAACGTTTACGCCGCCAACTACTCGACACCTTTGCTTGCTGGGGTTACGATCTGGTTATTCCGCCCTTTGTGGACTTTCTGGATTCGCTACTTACTGGATCGGGACACGATCTGGATTTGCAAACCTTTAAACTGACGGACCAGATAAGCGGAAAAATGCTGGGGGTACGTGCAGATATGACTCCACAGGTGGCTAGAATTGATGCACATAATTTAAAACATAACTGGCCAACCCGCCTATGTTATGTCGGCACCATTTTGCATACTCTGGGTGATCCGCTAGAAAAAACCCGTAGCCCTATGCAAATAGGTGCCGAATTGTATGGTCATGCGGGCATAGAAAGCGATTATGAAATCATCTCCCTGATGCTGGAAACTTTGTCGATCAGTGGTCTGGAAAATGTACACCTTGATTTGGGACATGTGGGTATCTACCGCGCACTGATTGCCGAGGCGGGATTAAATAGTCAGCAAGAAAGTGTGCTGTTTGATATTTTACAACGCAAGGCGGGCAGCGAACTACAAGAGTTGATACAGGAACTGGCTATTGATAAAGTTTACAAAGAGCTGTTAATCGCTCTACCCAAATTAAATGGCAGTGCTGATGTATTACATAAAGCAATCGATCTGTTTAAAGGTATCAACAATGTGCATATCAACCAGGCATTGCAAGATTTGCAAAATATAGGGAACAAACTGCGTCGCGACTTCCCTGCCCTACCTGTCAGTTTTGACTTGGCTGAATTACGTGGTTATCACTATCATACCGGTTTGGTTTTTGCAGCTTTCATACCGGCGATTGGCAGGGAGATTGCTCGCGGTGGTCGTTATGACAATATCGGCCAAATTTTTGGACGCGCCCGGGCTGCTACAGGTTTTAGTGCCGATTTAAAAGTGTTGGTCGGCATCTACAAACAAAGCCAGACAACTGCACAAATACCCGTGATATTCGCACCTTTTGTGGATGATCACGAACTGGCAGAAACCATACGTGACTTGCGTGCTGAAGGCAGCCGCGTCATTCAGTTTCTGCCCAATCAATCAGGGAGCGCCGCGGATTTGGGTTGTACCGCTACGCTGGAAAAACAGGATCACCGCTGGATTGTTAAAGAATTATTATAA
- a CDS encoding adenylosuccinate synthase produces the protein MGKNVVVIGTQWGDEGKGKLVDLLTEQAAAVVRFQGGHNAGHTLVINGEKTILHLIPSGVLHEGVQCLIGNGVVLCPEALLNEIDILEKSGVPVRTRLKISEACALILPVHVAIDQAREKARGNKAIGTTGRGIGPAYEDKVARRGLRAGDLNNSEEFAKRLKDLVDYHNFMLVNYYHAEAVSYEKILTETLQMAELIKPMLTDVGEELHQLQSQGSNILFEGAQGALLDIDHGTYPYVTSSNTTAGGAATGTGVGPLAIDYVLGITKAYSTRVGNGPFPTELTDAYGEHLGVKGHEFGATTGRKRRCGWFDAVSMRKSAQLNSLSGICLTKLDVLDGLDKIGICNAYKINGKLTATAPLGADQYEACEAIIEEMPGWNTTTAGITQYDDLPENAKKYIARIEELVGVKVTILSTGAERNETIILESPF, from the coding sequence ATGGGAAAAAATGTTGTAGTAATCGGTACACAATGGGGCGACGAAGGTAAAGGTAAGCTCGTCGATCTTTTAACAGAACAGGCAGCTGCTGTTGTCAGGTTTCAAGGTGGTCATAATGCTGGTCATACCTTGGTGATTAATGGTGAAAAGACAATTTTACATCTAATACCCTCTGGTGTATTACACGAAGGCGTACAGTGCCTGATCGGTAATGGCGTAGTATTGTGTCCTGAAGCTTTGTTAAATGAAATCGATATTCTGGAAAAATCTGGGGTACCTGTACGTACACGCTTAAAAATCAGTGAAGCCTGTGCTTTGATATTGCCAGTACATGTGGCTATCGATCAAGCCCGTGAAAAAGCCAGAGGCAATAAAGCCATTGGCACTACGGGCCGTGGTATTGGCCCTGCTTATGAAGATAAAGTGGCGCGTCGTGGTTTACGTGCTGGAGATCTTAACAATAGTGAAGAATTTGCCAAACGCTTAAAAGATTTGGTGGATTACCATAATTTCATGTTGGTTAATTATTATCATGCTGAAGCAGTCAGTTATGAAAAAATTCTAACTGAAACCCTGCAAATGGCCGAACTGATAAAACCTATGCTTACAGATGTGGGTGAAGAATTGCATCAGCTGCAATCACAAGGTAGTAACATTTTATTTGAAGGTGCTCAGGGCGCTTTACTGGATATAGATCATGGCACCTACCCTTATGTCACTTCATCAAATACGACTGCAGGTGGCGCTGCTACCGGTACTGGGGTTGGACCACTTGCAATAGACTATGTGCTTGGCATTACCAAAGCCTATTCCACTCGCGTTGGTAACGGCCCTTTTCCGACGGAATTAACCGATGCGTACGGAGAGCATTTAGGCGTTAAAGGTCATGAATTTGGTGCAACTACCGGACGCAAACGCCGCTGCGGTTGGTTTGATGCCGTTTCTATGCGTAAATCGGCACAACTAAACAGTTTAAGTGGCATCTGCTTAACCAAGCTGGATGTACTAGATGGTCTGGACAAAATTGGTATTTGTAATGCATACAAAATCAATGGCAAGCTGACGGCTACTGCGCCACTGGGCGCGGATCAGTATGAAGCGTGCGAGGCGATAATTGAAGAAATGCCAGGCTGGAACACTACCACAGCAGGTATTACACAGTATGACGATTTGCCAGAAAATGCTAAAAAGTATATTGCGCGTATCGAGGAATTAGTTGGTGTTAAGGTAACTATTCTATCTACTGGTGCGGAACGTAACGAAACCATTATTTTAGAGAGCCCTTTCTAA
- the xseA gene encoding exodeoxyribonuclease VII large subunit, protein MQAETVYSVSQLNRETKRLLASHFLSVQVAGEISNLSMPSSGHIYFTLKDAQAQIRCAMFKGQQLRLRFKPDNGKQIVVTAQVSLYEPRGDFQLVVEHMQEAGDGALRLAFEKLKYQLQQEGLFAEDRKKPLPLLPSCIGVITSSSGAAIHDILSVLKRRFPAIPVIIYPVAVQGDAAKTEIEQALATANQQQRVDVIILGRGGGSLEDLWAFNEERVARAIAASKIPVISAVGHEVDVTIADFVADLRAATPTAAAEHAVPEQNEWLQNFQAYEQHLTQQLQRRFQQQQQKLHWLIKALQQQHPGQKLQRNAQRLDELELRIKQAMYRQIQALNQQVSIYSHQLKQWQPQQRITSHQQQLAFFQQRLHTAMKAKLTVLQNTQAALSQTLNAVSPLATLQRGYTITQRQDNLQLVKHATQLKVDDIIVNRLAHGQIVSQVKKIVID, encoded by the coding sequence ATGCAAGCTGAAACCGTCTACAGCGTATCGCAACTTAACCGTGAAACCAAACGCCTGCTGGCCAGTCATTTTTTAAGCGTACAAGTAGCCGGTGAAATCTCTAATCTGAGCATGCCTTCTTCGGGACATATTTATTTCACTCTCAAAGATGCGCAAGCGCAAATCCGTTGTGCCATGTTTAAGGGCCAGCAACTACGCCTACGCTTTAAACCTGACAACGGCAAACAGATTGTAGTGACCGCTCAGGTCAGTCTTTATGAACCACGCGGTGATTTTCAACTCGTGGTTGAACATATGCAAGAAGCTGGCGATGGTGCTTTGCGGCTGGCGTTTGAAAAACTAAAATACCAATTGCAACAAGAAGGTCTGTTTGCCGAGGACAGAAAAAAACCATTGCCGTTACTGCCTAGTTGTATTGGTGTTATAACCTCCTCTAGCGGAGCAGCTATTCACGATATTCTCAGTGTATTAAAACGTCGCTTTCCAGCCATACCCGTCATCATTTATCCCGTGGCTGTGCAAGGCGATGCGGCCAAAACGGAAATTGAGCAGGCGCTGGCAACGGCAAATCAACAACAGCGGGTCGATGTCATTATTTTGGGTCGTGGCGGTGGTTCGCTAGAAGATTTATGGGCGTTTAACGAAGAACGGGTAGCGCGTGCTATAGCTGCCAGTAAAATTCCTGTTATCTCTGCCGTCGGACATGAAGTGGATGTAACCATCGCCGATTTTGTAGCCGACTTACGAGCCGCCACACCAACTGCTGCCGCAGAACATGCGGTACCTGAACAAAACGAATGGTTACAGAACTTTCAGGCCTACGAACAACATTTAACGCAACAATTGCAACGTCGATTTCAGCAACAACAGCAAAAATTGCACTGGCTGATAAAAGCGTTACAACAACAACATCCTGGGCAAAAATTGCAACGCAATGCTCAACGGCTAGATGAGCTGGAGTTGCGTATCAAACAAGCAATGTATCGGCAAATACAAGCTTTAAACCAGCAGGTATCAATTTACAGTCACCAACTTAAACAATGGCAACCGCAGCAACGAATAACCAGCCACCAGCAGCAACTGGCTTTTTTTCAGCAACGCTTGCACACTGCCATGAAAGCCAAACTGACGGTTTTGCAAAATACCCAAGCTGCATTAAGTCAAACCCTCAATGCAGTCAGTCCCCTGGCTACCTTACAGCGCGGTTATACCATTACACAACGTCAGGACAATTTGCAACTCGTAAAACACGCAACACAACTAAAAGTGGACGATATAATCGTTAATCGCTTAGCGCATGGTCAAATAGTGAGTCAGGTAAAAAAAATAGTGATTGATTAA